A single genomic interval of Labrus mixtus chromosome 6, fLabMix1.1, whole genome shotgun sequence harbors:
- the tm9sf3 gene encoding transmembrane 9 superfamily member 3, which yields MGSFRWKVAAAAFLAIVGSSLRVVADEHEHTYTDKEEVVLWMNTVGPYHNRQETYKYFSLPFCAGSKKTISHYHETLGEALQGVELEFSGLDIKFKDEVMQTTYCEIDLDKAKRDAFVYAIKNHYWYQMYIDDLPIWGIVGEADENGEDHYLWTYKKLEIGFNGNRIVDVNLTSEGKVRLVPNTRIAMSYSVKWKKSDVKFEDRFDKYLDPSFFQHRIHWFSIFNSFMMVIFLVGLVSMILMRTLRKDYARYSKEEEMDDMDRDLGDEYGWKQVHGDVFRPSSHPLIFSSLIGSGCQIFSVSLIVIIVAMVEDLYTERGSMLSTAIFVYAATSPVNGYFGGSLYAKQGGRRWIKQMFIGAFLIPAMVCGTAFFINFIAIYYHASRAIPFGTMVAVCCICFFVILPLNLVGTILGRNLSGQPNFPCRVNAVPRPIPEKKWFMEPAVIVCLGGILPFGSIFIEMYFIFTSFWAYKIYYVYGFMMLVLVILCIVTVCVTIVCTYFLLNAEDYRWQWTSFLSAASTAVYVYMYSFYYYFFKTKMYGLFQTSFYFGYMAVFSTALGIMCGAVGYMGTSAFVRKIYTNVKID from the exons ATGGGATCTTTCAGGTGGAAGGTGGCAGCGGCGGCCTTTCTCGCTATAGTAGGCTCTTCATTACGTGTCGTAGCAGATGAACATGAACATACG TACACGGATAAAGAGGAGGTAGTTTTATGGATGAACACAGTGGGGCCTTACCACAACAGACAGGAGACATACAAGTACTTCTCCTTGCCCTTCTGCGCGGGTTCAAAGAAGACCATCAGTCATTACCATGAAACACTTGGAGAAGCTCTGCAAGGAGTGGAGCTTGAATTTAGCGGCCTAGACATCAAGTTCAAAG ACGAAGTGATGCAGACGACATACTGTGAGATTGACCTGGATAAAGCCAAACGGGATGCCTTCGTCTATGCCATCAAGAATCACTACTGGTACCAAATGTACATAGACGACCTGCCCATCTGGG gtatcgTTGGTGAGGCAGATGAAAATGGAGAAGATCATTACCTGTGGACGTACAAGAAGCTGGAGATCGGCTTCAATGGCAATAGAATTGTTGACGTAAATTTGACCAGTGAAGGAAAAGTCCGACTTGTGCCAAACACAAGGATTGCAATGTCTTATTCT GTGAAATGGAAGAAGTCTGATGTGAAGTTTGAAGACAGATTTGACAAGTACCTTGATCCATCCTTCTTTCAACACAGG attcacTGGTTCTCCATCTTCAACTCCTTCATGATGGTAATTTTCTTGGTTGGTCTCGTGTCCATGATTCTTATGAGGACACTCAGAAAGGATTATGCCAGATATagcaaagaggaggaaatggatGACATG GACAGAGACCTTGGAGATGAATACGGGTGGAAGCAGGTACATGGTGATGTATTTCGCCCGTCAAGCCACCCACTGATCTTCTCCTCACTCATCGGCTCCGGCTGCCAGATTTTCTCTGTCTCCTTAATCGTCATCATCGTCGCTATGGTTGAGGACTTGTACACAGA gagaggaTCCATGTTGAGCACAGCCATTTTTGTGTATGCTGCTACCTCCCCTGTCAACGGCTACTTTGGGGGAAGTTTGTATGCAAAACAAGGAG GCAGAAGATGGATTAAGCAGATGTTTATTGGGGCCTTCCTGATCCCGGCCATGGTGTGCGGGACTGCGTTTTTTATCAACTTCATCGCTATCTACTACCACGCCTCCAGAGCCATCCCATTTGGCACCATG GTCGCTGTCTGCTGTATCTGCTTTTTCGTCATTCTGCCGCTAAACCTTGTGGGAACAATTCTGGGCAGGAATCTGTCTGGCCAGCCGAACTTTCCATGCAGAGTGAACGCTGTGCCCCGACCAATTCCAGAGAAGAAATG GTTCATGGAGCCGGCTGTCATCGTCTGCCTTGGAGGAATCCTTCCATTTGGGTCCATTTTCATTGAAAT GTACTTTATCTTCACATCCTTCTGGGCCTACAAAATCTACTACGTGTACGGCTTCATGATGCTTGTCTTGGTGATCCTGTGCATCGTGACCGTGTGTGTCACCATCGTGTGTACGTACTTCCTGCTCAACGCTGAGGACTACAGATG GCAATGGACAAGCTTCCTCTCCGCTGCATCCACTGCCGTCTATGTTTACATGTACTCCTTTTACTACTACTTTTTCAAAACTAA GATGTACGGGCTGTTCCAGACGTCCTTCTACTTTGGCTACATGGCCGTGTTCAGCACTGCCCTAGGAATCATGTGTG GTGCTGTTGGATACATGGGAACAAGTGCCTTCGTGAGGAAGATCTACACAAATGTGAAAATTGACTAA
- the prdx3 gene encoding thioredoxin-dependent peroxide reductase, mitochondrial: protein MAATIGRLLGTSARVAAGGLKVTAACQHGLSGSARTLMSPALQKACFSTSTSKWAAAVTQPAPAFKATAVSHGEFKDLSLADFKGKYLVLFFYPLDFTFVCPTEIISFSDKASEFHDVNCEVVGVSVDSHFTHLAWINTPRKTGGLGNIHIPLLSDLNKQISKDYGVLLEGPGIALRGLFIIDPNGVVKHMSVNDLPVGRCVEETLRLVKAFQFVETHGEVCPASWTPKSPTIKPTPEGSKEYFEKVN from the exons ATGGCAGCCACCATCGGTAGACTCCTCGGGACCTCT GCAAGGGTTGCAGCTGgagggttaaaggtcacagcAGCCTGTCAACATGGACTATCTGGGTCTGCAAGAACTCTCATGAGTCCGGCACTTCAGAAGGCCTGTTTCTCTACCA GCACATCCAAATGGGCCGCTGCTGTCACTCAACCGGCTCCAGCCTTTAAGGCCACAGCAGTCAGCCACGGGGAGTTCAAGGATTTGAGCCTCGCTGATTTCAAGGGAAAATACCTGGTCCTCTTCTTCTACCCACTGGATTT CACCTTTGTGTGTCCAACAGAAATCATCTCATTCAGTGACAAAGCCAGTGAGTTCCACGATGTAAACTGTGAGGTGGTGGGTGTCTCTGTAGACTCTCACTTTACTCACCTGGCATGGATCAACACTCCACGCAag ACTGGAGGCTTGGGGAACATCCACATCCCCTTGCTGTCAGACCTCAACAAACAGATCTCCAAAGATTACGGGGTGCTGCTGGAGGGTCCAGGCATTGCACTGAG GGGCCTGTTCATTATTGATCCAAATGGTGTGGTGAAGCACATGAGTGTGAACGACCTTCCCGTGGGCCGTTGTGTAGAAGAGACACTGCGTTTAGTGAAAGCCTTCCAATTTGTGGAAACCCATGGCGAGGTTTGTCCAGCCAGCTGGACCCCCAAGTCCCCAACG ATCAAACCAACCCCAGAAGGTTCTAAGGAGTACTTTGAGAAAGTCAACTAA
- the sfxn4 gene encoding sideroflexin-4: MDPNLLYWKHEGQSFLSRLRIWFNLLDPSTLLSSDTEIQKAYALLGRGEKLNEEDGHALNLSLSSVHADTGDTLPLVFRPPAFLPMSVPLVVASFLPHSGVKPALFWQFMLQSYTAGFNHTNRNSSSEQGKKTSLKQLLLLAGTVSYATCAGALPQIFINRLGIRSASLQTFFRSILPIPLSAALAFFSVSTIRSEESETGIQVFDSKGNPVGLSKAVGQKAVRETALSRAALLGSTAAIPNLLVLLLKRTRLFKRNTLLAAPVRHMSVAFVLGLMIPISFSLFPQLGKIRKENVEEELKAAAVDGQLYYHRGL, encoded by the exons ATGGATCCTAATCTGCTGTATTGGAAACACGAGGGACAG tcttttctcAGTCGACTGCGGATCTGGTTTAATCTCCTTGATCCGTCTACCCTGCTTTCCTCTGAT ACTGAAATACAGAAGGCCTACGCTCTTCTTGGAAGGGGAGAGAAACTCAATGAAGAG GATGGACATGCACTGAACCTCTCACTA TCTTCTGTCCACGCTGATACTGGAGATACCCTCCCACTAGTTTTCCGTCCTCCAG CATTCCTGCCAATGTCGGTTCCTCTG GTGGTTGCCAGTTTTTTGCCACACAGCGGTGTCAAACCAGCTCTTTTTTGGCAG TTTATGCTGCAAAGTTACACGGCAGGGTTTAACCATACAAACAGAAACTCATCATCAGAGCAG GGTAAGAAGACGTCTTTAAAGCAGCTTCTGTTACTTGCTGGAACAGTTTCCTATGCAACATGTGCAGGG GCGCTCCCTCAAATTTTCATAAACAGACTTGGTATAAGAAGTGCATCACTCCAGACATTCTTTAGGTCAATACTACCAATCCCACTATCAG CTGCTCTGGCCTTCTTCAGTGTGTCCACTATCAGAAGTGAGGAGTCAGAAACTGGGATCCAAGTGTTTGATTCCAAAGGAAATCCAGTTGGCCTCTCCAAAGCAGTCGGACAAAAG GCTGTGAGGGAAACAGCATTGTCGAGAGCAGCGCTGTTAGGCTCAACCGCTGCTATTCCTAACCTTCtggttttgcttttaaaaag AACAAGACTTTTCAAGAGAAATACTCTGCTGGCAGCTCCTGTTCGCCATATGAGTGTTGCATTTGTTCTGGGCTTGATGATTCCCATCTCATTTAGTCTATTTCCACAACTGGGAAAG ATAAGGAAGGAAAATGTTGAAGAGGAACTGAAGGCTGCAGCGGTTGATGGACAGTTATACTACCATAGAGGACTCTGA
- the dennd10 gene encoding DENN domain-containing protein 10 codes for MAAIETQLMLSVGLIEKDVNGDTLWVWCYPSVGSDLRQILLSKCCLTHDSRDFHTFVFGQFWRTWYYITTSEVQEPTALNKVTHFSIVVTAKDFNPEKYSALSRVLCRMYTKHGSPVKMMEAYVTVLTKGICQSDENGSFLIKDYDVRKAYLAGSVKDVVSQFGMETIILYTALMLKKRIIVHHPRIEALLEFTRVLPCLTWHRKDWSILHPYVHLSDIELEDLKKCPGYVAGFVDPEVSNRSDLFDVYVNLPDSVITVSQGAKESMAMGKLHKDIGHLIVQSAEDAERSDSQVIKDISVKTKEILANLVALADECEDSKITLEGLKQHHFPPATENFLFHLAAAEQLLRV; via the exons CTGTGGGATCAGACCTGAGGCAGATCCTGCTCAGTAAATGCTGTCTGACGCATGACAGCCGGGATTTCCACACCTTTGTGTTTGGTCAGTTCTGGCGTACCTGGTACTACATCACCACGTCGGAGGTACAGGAACCCACAGCGCTTAACAAG GTCACTCATTTTTCAATAGTTGTTACAGCGAAAGACTTCAACCCTGAGAAGTATTCTGCACTTAGTCGAGTTCTCTGCAG GATGTACACCAAACATGGCAGTCCAGTGAAAATGATGGAGGCTTATGTCACCGTCCTTACAAAAGGAATTTGCCAGAGTGATGAAAACGGATCATTTCTAATTAAGGATTATGATGTTCGGAAAGCATACTTAGCTGGTTCAGTCAAAG ATGTGGTGTCTCAGTTTGGTATGGAGACTATCATTCTTTATACTGCACTCATGCTGAAAAAGAGGATCATAGTCCATCACCCTCGAATTGAAGCATTGCTGGAGTTTACAAG GGTTCTACCCTGTTTGACATGGCACAGGAAAGACTGGTCCATCCTGCACCCATATGTGCATCTCTCTGATATTGAACTGGAGGATCTCAAGAAATGCCCTG GATATGTAGCAGGATTTGTAGATCCTGAAGTGAGCAACAGATCGGACTTGTTTGATGTGTATGTGAACCTCCCAGACAGTGTCATCACAGTCTCCCAGGGGGCCAAAG AGTCCATGGCTATGGGGAAGTTACATAAGGACATTGGCCATCTTATTGTTCAGTCTGCAGAGGATGCTGAGAGGTCGGACAGTCAGGTCATAAAG GACATTTCTGTTAAGACTAAAGAGATCCTTGCCAATTTGGTGGCTCTGGCTGACGAGTGTGAAGACTCTAAAATCACATTGGAAGGTTTAAAGCAGCATCATTTCCCTCCAGCGACGGAGAACTTCCTCTTCCATTTGGCAGCTGCCGAGCAGCTCTTGCGAGTTTAA